The nucleotide sequence ttgttttgtagctatatgttgttgtgttgtctatgtagcaccagggtcctggagaaacgttgtttcatttcactatgtactgcatcagctatatgtggttgaaatgacaataaagcttcttgacttgatttgcTTGTAGTAAGTCAGATAGTAAAGGGAGGTGAGTAAGATCAGTATGCTGTAAATAGGTTTAGAGGAAAGTGAGCAAGTTTGTTATGTTTTAAGCTGTTCATACTTTTACAATCTGCTACTATTGATTGCAATTTAATTGATTGTtgcaatttaatatttattatttgggTCATTTAATGTACAGTGTCATTCATTTACTGAAACCAGTGTTGTAGTTGCGTTTCAGGTCATATGCGTGCACTCGACACTCTAGACATGTTACCCTTTCAGTACCTATTCAACAGGATAACACATGTGCCCAGGGCATGCACAGATTTGTATCAGATATCCACATTTCTATTCCTataagcagctttagagaaagaCTGTGATATTGTATGTTTTGTACATTTTCGTCATTATTTATCTCCATTGACCACTTTTTTCAGTCCAGTCCAGTAACCTACAAcagttttgtcttgtttttctatacatttttatatcttCTTATTTTATGTTTACAGAACCACACTTCTATGTACAACCAATAAAGGAACTGATTTGGATCTCATTGTGAGAAGACCTGTTCACTAACCAAAAGCCTTGCTAAGCCACCAAAGTGTAATTAAAAGGGGGAGACAAAAAGTAACAGACTTgagggcttcctgggacatTAAGCAGAAAACAAACCtaagaatgaatgtgtgagatcTGAACATTTAAAAATCTCAGTTCACCAAAACACTCTATACCCATGAACACCCAAGATTTCCCCCTTTACCTacaaaaaactggaaaaagttTGACTAAACACGTGttttcagcctagacttaaataATAAGACTGTGTATGAATCCAAACCTTAGGCTGTTCCAGCTATATTTATTAAACCAGAGTGTAGTAAAGttcaaaaatgaaattaaaatgtatttttattttggattttatgtatgtattaagCAGCTATCAAAATAGACCAAAAAGTGAAATCACGAGTGCACCTCCGTCAACAGCATTTACAGCTCCTACGACGAGTGTACACACTCAAACATGTAATATAACCttcatgctgtttttatttcttctggACTCAGCATCAGTTCTGAGATATACAGATTTGAGagtataaagatttttttttacaagattaCACAACAGTGCTACCTgttgcacaaacacaaactaaataaacgACTGTATTTAGTTATTCTGTGTTACATGCTACTGTATTCATGTCTGTAGGTTATTAGTATATTTTTCTTTGAATTAGCCACAAAATATAAGTCTACCAAGTCAGTTTGGCTATTTATTTACAGACCATCAGGGCCACATTCTGAATTCCTCTgtgaatttgtttatttcatctcaAATCTTTTTAGACAAAACATTAATTACTAACATTCATTttgaccctctgagaacagcgaTTGTGTCCATTGTTGATTCACTAGGGGTTAATCCCcacataatgtacataacagGGCTCAGTCATAATGGTGGTCACATTCTTCTAACACAAATATCAGTGATTATATAATGACAGCTCtttaatctgttttttattattattctcagaTCATGTGGAACATCTGAATGAACTGGtactatagcaacaataacatattaaagCGTGAGCATTAATATAAgcctaccactttacagttaatattatataaacacattaataaataataatattcagcTCTGTACTGTTGTAAAAAATTAACACATCATGATTTGAGAATTATAATCtagtgttgtggtataattattttaatcatcaatcaatcaataatcaattgaataaaatatataatcttTAAGCAATAAGCAATTGAATGAAATATATAATCTTTATTGCACAATACCagaaaatgtatacattttcaaattacattttatattattcctGTAACGTCTCGTCAGACATAGGGGTGTTAGAATCCATGCGCAGATTATTAAAGGACCGAAGGCAAAATCTTAGTCGAGGTCACGAAGAAATAGGGtcaaaaaccagaaagcaatACTGTGaatcaaaaccaaaacacaaatccgAAAATCGTAGTCAAAAGCAAACGGGCAGGGTCATGCACAAAGTAACTAGACAAAGGGTAATAAAGGCTTGGCAAGCAACGCTagaggaaacaatgcttcgcaacgTGGCTGGGATAGCGTGCTGCATATATACGCCTCTGGACCGGAAGTAGGCAGAAAcggttaatattcgggcgatggctccctctggtgttcaggcccagactgccttgtgacagaaccccccccgtctaggaacacctccaggtgttcgatGTCGAGGGCGCCCCCTCGGGCGAGGAGTGGGTCTGTGGGGAAAGTTGTGGTGAAACTCCTCTATGAGTGCAGGGTCCAGGATGTCGTGCGCATTGACCCAGCAGCGTTCCTCCGGGCCATACCCTTCCCAGTCAACCAAGTATTGGAGGCGGCTGCCCTGGCGACGCGAGTTAAGAATAGTGTGAACCCGATAGGCGAGGGAGCCGTCAATGTCCAGGGGAGGGGGTGGCTCATGGGCAATGGGGCCCGCAGTTTGTGGTTCGTGATAGGGCTTGAGCAGAGACACATGAAACGTGGGTGAGAGGCGATAAGAGGTGGGCAGCTCTAGGCGATACGAGACAGGATTAACCTGGCGAACAATTTTGAAGGGACCGATGAATCTGGGGCTGAGCTTACGGCAGGGCAGTTTGAGTTTCAGGTTGCATGTGGACAGCCAAACCTTTTGACCCACCTGGTAGGTGGGGTGGGGCTGACGTCGGCGATTGGCCTGAATAACCTGCCGACGTATTGCCCGTTGAAGGCGGACGTGGGCTCGTTCCCAGGTCTCTTGGCTTCGCTTGGACCACTCGTCAACCACGGGGACGTCGGAGGGCTCTTCGGACCACGGGATACAATGGTGGCTGATAGCCAAATACACATTGGAATGGCGTCAGCCCCGTAGAGGAATGGGTTAAGGAGTTCTGGGCATATTCGGCCCACGGGAGGAATTCACTCCATGTGTGCTGTTCCTTGCTGCAGTATACCCTCAGGAACCTTTCCAGCTCTTGATTCAGATGTTCGGCTTGACCATTAGATTGGGGATGGTATCCTGAGCTCAGACTGACTTTAATCCTTAACTGTTTGCAAAACTCCTGCCAGACTCTGGAGGTAAAATGCGTGCCTCGGTCCGACACTATGTCCTCAGGGAGCCCAAAATTCCGGAACACGTTGTGAAAGATGGCTAAGGCGGTTTCCATAGACATAGGTAAGCCTTTCATGGGGATCAATTTGCAAGCCTTGGAGAACCGGTCAATGATGACCATGATCGTCATGAAGCCTTGCGAGTCGGGGAGGTCAGTGAGAAAGTCGATGGAGATGTGAAACCAGGGACGGTGTCGCGGCATGCCATTTCAGCTTGTAATTCCGGGTTGAGTCCCTCGCGGAAAACTGCCATGAGAGCTGTCGCATTCCATCCCGACTGAACTGCTAAGGTGCGGAATTTTATTGCATAATCCACGGCTGTGTCCACCCCCAGGCGCAATTCCAGCAGCTGTACGGAAACATCCTTGCCTCCAGCTGGGTATTCGAACACCTCCTTGATCAAATTAGCGAAGTAATCCGCAGACGATTTGACTTGAGGGTCGGAGTCCCAAACCGCTGCTGCCCAATCTAGTGCTCTGCCGGTTAGCAGGGATAATATGAACACGCACCTGGTTCTCTCGTTGCTGTATGCTTCAGGTTGGTGAGCAAAGTAGTTATCGCATTGACGAAGGAAACCCCGGCAGCAATCGGCGGATCCGTCGAACTTCTCCGGTAGAGCAAAACGAGGAAGTTCGCTGTGTACGTTGTGCGCTGGTGCCGCAGCTGCCGCTTGATCCGGTGGCTGTTGCTGGAGCTGTTGGTTTGCGGCTTTCAGTGCATCTACCTCCGCCTGATAAGCTTGGATGAGGACTCGCTGTCGCCATAATGCCGCTTGTATATCTGCTGGACTCATTTCCGGCGAAGCATTCTGTAACGTCTCATCAGACATAGGGGTGTTAGAATCCATGCGCAGATTATTAAAGGACCGAAGGCAAAATCTTAGTTGAGGTCACGAAGAAATAGGGtcaaaaaccagaaagcaatACTGTGaatcaaaaccaaaacacaaatccgAAAATCGTAGTCAAAAGCAAACGGGCAGGGTCATGCACAAAGTAACTAGACAAAGGGTaataaaggcttggcaagtaACGCTagaggaaacaatgcttcgcaacgTGGCTGGGATAGCGTGCTGCTTATATACGCCTCTGGACCGGAAGTAGGCAGAAAcggttaatattcgggcgatggctccctctggtgttcagacTGCGTTGTGACAATTCCAATATAGTGATTTAACATTTTTCCTTAATTTCTTCAGTtcctttcttgcttgcttgcttttaaGATGTATTTCTGAATGTTGTTTCTACCAAACAGTGTCTAGAATGTGTCTAGGCAATCTTTGTGCCAGTCAGTGGCAGTAGAGCAGTACTGATCCCCAATACTGATCCCTAAAATAGGACTTTAGGGAAGTGAGTaatttcattccttcattcatcttcatcaaGTGATTTGTCCTGGTCTGTGTTATGGTGGATCCAGAGACATTAAATTACTCAGTTTGCTGAAGTCCTTGATATTCTTGctcatattcatatttacaaattatacaacaaaaagaaagacatgGAACTTTTAATTagactaatactactactactgctaataataataataataataataattattattattattattattattattattattattattattattattattattaatattattattattattataaaccctGTATTTTCTTCAAACAAGACATCCAGAAATAGAACAAATCTGTAAATGCCACATTAGTCACAGTTACTAACTACTGCCATGTTAGTGAATGCTCCATATCTTCAGATGAGATTAAAACTGCAGGTCTGTGGAGAGATGCAGGTCTAAttcacatacatccacacaacCAATTACAAAACAAACCTTACCGATCATTTACCAAATATTAACAACATTTACTAAGAACTGACATCATGTTCtggagaaaataaacagcattaaatAGCATCCTAACCTGAAAACGCACCTCATTAACAGATATACACCTGGCAAGGTGTCAGATTCTCAACTACAATAAGTGGTGATTTTTAGTGGTGGAGAAAATGTTAGTTAACACTCTAAATTCAACTCAAGTGAGAGCTAGAAAGTAGTACAGATGGCAGCTTTAATGACAGGAATCATACTAACTTACACATAAGCTCTAAATAATCCAGTAACATTCATGCATCTTTATAAAATTCCTAAATGTCTAGAGATGAATAAATCCATTATTTACAAAAgttcaaaatgttaaaaaatataaatcagatatttattcagtaacagcagagatgatcagtggtgctgaATTACCATTTTCACTATACCAAGGATTGAAGTATGGATAAAGTTTCTCAGTGAAAGACTGAGCAGTGAAAGAGTAGATATGAGAGCTGGACTTCACATCATAAAAGGAGACCAGACCctcctcataatccacaaacacccccaccacctccaccttctctctcagtgtgagggGAACATCAGTATCAGCATAAGCCTTATATTCATTCTCATTCCTCAGCCCCACAGTCCAGAATCCAGTCTGAGGACTCCGTGGAATCCACTCCTTCCTGTTAATGTTCTCTCTCACAACTCCTAATGTCCATGCAGTTTTCCCTCTGACCTGCACCTCATAATAAAATCTCCCTAAGGAGAAACTCTGCTGTcccagaacacagagatacataaatCTTTCTGGTGTATCAGGGAGATcctgctgtctctctgctcGTGTCACTTGTTTTCCATCATCAGACACAGTGAGTTCAGGATGAACtgtatcaggatccagagtcacatccactgagagaaacacagagaaacatttTATACCATAGCACCAATTATTCATTCAGAGAAACTGTGTATGAGTGcatgagagagactgagtaaTTATTGTTATGTTATAAATAATCATGATGAATAACAGCATCCTGATGTTGTTTGTGAGGTTGACGTTGCTTTAAAGAGAGCGCACACAAACAAGATcaacattcacacaaaaaacacaaacacagcacagacTTTCATTTCACTAGACTGAAGAAAATGTTGAAATTGTTCTTACCTGCAAACAACTTCTTCTTTAGAAGGTCTTgtgaacaaaacaataaaatagttaatatttaatattttctaaTTTTGTAACACTTTCAATTGTCTAACATGTATTCAGGATCAGCTACTGCTCACTCTGATTTCAGTCTAAAAGCCTTCTATGATTTATATGACCTGAGCTGAACGGAATTTGTTAGGATTCTTTTAAATTAACTTAGAAGGAGCTGGAATTTCTACCCTCTGATCAGATCTGCAGCTTTTTGTGAACCTTCACAATGTTAAATTGTGTCTCTAAGTCAAAGAGTCTGAAACAGTCTAACATCCTCACAGTTACCTTTATGATTCCTCTGATGTTATATAATTGTTAAATGATTAATTTCACTTCACAAAGTGGAACATGATGTTACAGGTCAGTTATGGTCATAtagaaaatgtcatttaatgTCCAGGGACTGATGATTTTGATTCTCTACTCTTCTTACCGAACCCTCTATGGAGTGAAATCAGAGTCAACAGAATCTGTACCTCTAATTTGAATGATAAGTAGAAAAATGTTACATTTTCAATCTGAAATTCAAATATTGAAAATTTAGGTTAAGAAATTCAGGTTATAAAAATGACTTTGAATTCACTCAATAAATCTATTTcctgtttacttcctgtttactgAATTTGCTagcattcattaaaataaacatgagaAGGAGCTGAAATTCTGCCCTCTGTCCTGATCTGCATCTTCTTATTAAATTGTGTCTCTAAGTCCAAGAAGCTCAAACAATCTAATAACCTTACAGCTTCATTTGTGATTACATTTGATCAGTGATATTGTCTGTTaaatttatttcagttatttaatcagtatgatttataaaagaaaaaaagttcattGTTACCTGCATTTTGCTTGTATTTTTGAAGTTCTGAAGAAAAACACAGATACATTtgtttacaaaacaaataaacaaactaactaactaaaataaattaactGACAGTAAGTAATATAATGTACTATGACTGACGTGTTTGTATCTCTACTCTTAACCAAGTAAATAATATATGCACACTAACAGTAAACGGATGTAGTCATTTAAATCACAGTTTCTTAGATAGCACATGAGTATGCAGGGACTAAGCAGGgttatgttaatgttaatagtCAACAGTAATCAAAACCAATAATTAGTTCATAAGTACATACTGAACAATTAACCAGCACTCATTGGTAGTTAgtaatattgaatattttgttGATTCTTGCTCTGTCACAGCTAGCTGGAGCTGGgcatgttgccatggtaacaatcAGATTGGCTGACAACAATCTGTTTCACTATTGTCTGCTAGCACCTTACTATAACATTACTAAAACATCAGCCATGCAGTGTGGAGGATTAGCAGCAGTATAGCATGCtgacagacaaaacaacatGCTCTCTACTCATAGTTCTTCCAGCCCATGCCTGCTGCTGAACAAGGGCTCTAGTACATTAGTACATTAGCTTTCAGAAAAACAGGGTGCTTAGGAGAAgcctgatgtgttttatttttatccttgtAGCCTTTTCTGATTGTAGATTACTCATAAATACTTTTTTCAGATGTGGTAGTGTGAGCTTGattatgttaaataattattCTGCCTCATATAACAACATTCTGATGTACAGGGTGAGGCTCTATACTCTcccagttattttttattaatgaagtATCCTTTCACTTTTGTAGAAAGAGCTTGTGGGAATAGAAGTGAATAGATGAAAAGATTGAGGTGAGAGTTTGAGTCCATACTGATTTAAATCACTCTTTACAGACAGCATGGGCAACTCTGGACTACTGAATAAAACACAGGTTCTTTATTCTTGGGGTCTTACTACTTGTAGGACAGGAAAACCCTGAAAAATTACAGTCCTTCCTGAGAGCATTAAAGCAGTAAAAACATTATGTCCTGGATTTCTCCAGGAACACAGTTGGGAATCTGTgtggacaaaaaataaaaaaggtaaaacTGCAGTATAATTAAAGTTAAACATGTTACTGAGGAAAATGATTTAGATATTACCTTTCTTGTAACCAAAAGCAGTTAGTATCAGTCCAAAAACACATGTTACTAGCAATCCAGCAACAAGACATGCTGAAACTGCAATGCAGACAGGCCACTTACAAACACCAAAGACTTCACCTAAAATGAAAAGTTAGAGATATTTTTAAGAAATTGTGTAAGAATTATTTAGTAACTGATAAACGAGCTCTTACAAAAAGTGAACTGAACATAAGGAACATAAATATTGTAGGGAATATTGAGTAGAATGTTACGGTCTATATGTTTTAAATCACAGATACTTACTATTAATGGTAATATCTGCCTCCATCATGTGGTGTTCTTGTTGAAGTCTGCAGTAAAACCTGTTGGAGTCATAAACAGTGATGCGTCTTTTCACACTGAAaccctcagtgtctctgtgtatctgtgtatcttcaGCAGGCAGAGTAGCTCCTTCTCTGTCCAGCCACAGAACCTCAGGTTCAGGGTTCCAGCCTCTGGACTCACACACTAGATTAATCCCTCCTGAGTTATCATAACTCTCCATCCTGATCACTGGGTGGCTTCCCAGAACTGCAGGCATTAAACAAAAAGTATTCTTTCAAATATACTGAAATCAATCAACTGAACCCCAACAGtttattatttcagattttattatCTGCTCATTGTCGGTGTAAAGATTGTTCATGGACGAAAATAACACTATGAGGTGTAACACCGGATGTTTGTATTTGGAATTTTGATCTATGACACATAACTCTTTTCTGTTGTGCTATATTAGAAATATACttatgtaatgtagtgtaatgtggtGTTAACAACAATTATCCTATCTTTTTAATTGTGAATAATTTGGACATGTGACTCTTAGACAGTACTACACTCATATTTGTTTACATAAATATGCACATCCTGATGAACTGTAACCAGTTTACCTTTTTCGGGGGCTTCATGACATGTACTGATGTATTGATCATTGAATTGATCGCTAAAGATTTTTACAGGAGGCTTGGACATCTTGACATTTTCATAAATTTAAGTTATTCTTTGTGTGCTCAGAGCTCAGAGCAATTAACAATTTTCCTGCCCCGTAAAGACACCTTTACAATATAAGCCTGTATTAAAACATCTGAgagtaaaatattataaaaaaagataaaatatacTTTGATTTAATTCCTAAAAACCTAAAAACCCAGACAAcctattcaattttttttatttcctatgAGTGCTAAAATTTAAGAGAGTTCAAGAAAAATCATATTGAGGTAGAAGTTATATATTTGTAATCAGCCACAAAACATGTAGTTATAGGAACAGCCTAGAACAGGGGTGTACAATATTATTTGGAAatggctggtgtgggtgcaggttatCATTCCTACTGCTGATTAATGTatacatacaacagaagtggaGAATTGTCATGTTCTCTGTGTCCAaagtgaaatgaataaatattaaatttaatacaatagaaagacaataaaatgaacagaataAGGAACTAAAAAAGATCACTATAGAGCAGGAAAAACCCTGCAcatgaaaattaaaatgaatattggCTTATAGATAACAAATCATTAATAATGTTAAGTATAACATTCACTGAATAAAGCTTCAGTGCAGAAATGGATCTTACCCTCAACAATAACATGAACAGTGATGTCATCATACCAGGATTGGTCCATAATGAGACACTTATATTCTCCTGCATCAGAGACTTGGAGAGCTGAGAGTTTGAGTGAAGCGTTGCCTTTCTGTAGCTCCTCTTTAAACAGTGATGTTCTTCCTCTGTAGGACTGAGCCTGATCTTCATTTCTGTCTTCATGATCCCTATAGAGATGCACTAATGAAGCCCCTTCTTCTAGTCTCAACCACTCCACTGTCTTGTCCACCGCACTGGTGTTGGGTTTGATGAAACTTGGCAGAACCAGATCTTCACCAGCTACAGCAACAAGAGGAGCTTCTGGGCCAATCACTTGTAAATGCTCTgtgttttcagaaaataaacaaatacttaatatcatttgatttttttgtgtaaactaACAATAGCTACATGGGTCAAGACAATATAAGAATGAAACTGTaaacaaatttatatttataattcattttttagTATTTAAGGTCAGGTTGTCAAAACTGACAAATAGTTACTGTGGGTAAATCCAATCTAACACCAACTTCTATAATAAACATTGTAATTAATAAACTGGTCTCATCTTTTATCATGTTGTTGCTCTACAGCTGCTGATGAAGAATAAGAGGCAAACTGAGTTTCATCAAAGTAAATTTTTAACTTAAAATTCATGTGCAATTTGAAATAGGCattgttttagttttaataaTGTAGGCCGTAATAGCTATTTGTATAGCTTATTTTTTCTTACTAGCACAAATAACACAGAATATTTTGTAAAGCAAGATATAAAACAGAAGATTTAAGCCATAACATCAGCATAAGAGTATTGCTTGGCTACCTCTGTAATTTTTCCGgtgcattttgtttttgcttctgtTGTTGTTTAGCTAAATTGAAGTGGCTGACctaaagctttaaataaaataatcttaaaaatgAACCTGTCTGTATGGTGAAAGTAAAGTACTTATAAAACAGTAGCTCAGTTGAAAGTTTAGAAGTTAAATAAGCaaatttagttagttagttaattagttaattagtgAGTTAGTTTGTTAGACTGGACTCTAATTAAAATGATGTAGAGGTAGTCAAATTTATAGTTTATATCTATATTAATAATCAAGATTAAATGGCTATTAAATTATCTGGATGATAATTATAATCTTAATGATTGTGGAAGTAAGGAGGGAGTACTTTTTCCTACTTGGATTCTGAATATTGGTTTacataaaagagagagagcgagagcgagagagagagagagagagagagagagagagcaagagagagagagaatactgCATACTGAaaactggtgtttgttgttatCACCAGTTGTTATTTGTTTATAGAAGTCGGATCACACATTTGTTATTTAGGCCCTGAAAAATCTAAacttaaaagaaataaaaattaagtaGTGTGTGATTTCTCTTTCCTGTAGTAGGTACTATATAGAGAAGTAAGTTCAACTAGCCTTTGTGCCTACTGCATTTCTATATTTGGATATTTATGTCACATTTACAAACCTATGAATTTCACTTCAATAGAAAACAACATAtcaaactacactatattgccaaaagtattcgctcacccatccaaataatcagaatcaggtgttccaatcacttccatggccacagatgtataaaatcaagcacctaggcatgcaggctgtttttacaaacatttgtgaaagaatgggtcgctctcaggagctcagtgaattccagcatggaactgtgataggatgccacctgtgcaacaaatccagtcgtgaaatttccttgctcctaaatattccacagtcaactgtcagctgtattataagaacgtggaagtgtttgggaacgacagcaactcagccacgaagtggtaggccacgtaaactgacggagcggggtcagcggatgctgaggcgcatagtgcgaagaggtcgccaactttctgcagagtcaatcgctacagaactccaaacttcatgtggccttcagattagctcaagaacagtgcgcagagagcttcatggaatgggtttccatggccgagcagctgcatccaacccatacgtcaccaagtgcaatgcaaagcattggatgcagtggtgtaaagcacgccgccactggactctagagcagtggagacgcgttctctggagtgacgaatcgcgcttctccatctggcaatctgatggacgagtctgggtttggcggttgccaggaga is from Hemibagrus wyckioides isolate EC202008001 linkage group LG07, SWU_Hwy_1.0, whole genome shotgun sequence and encodes:
- the LOC131355705 gene encoding butyrophilin subfamily 1 member A1-like is translated as MLLCVTLLISLYNIMESQSEHLQVIGPEAPLVAVAGEDLVLPSFIKPNTSAVDKTVEWLRLEEGASLVHLYRDHEDRNEDQAQSYRGRTSLFKEELQKGNASLKLSALQVSDAGEYKCLIMDQSWYDDITVHVIVEVLGSHPVIRMESYDNSGGINLVCESRGWNPEPEVLWLDREGATLPAEDTQIHRDTEGFSVKRRITVYDSNRFYCRLQQEHHMMEADITINSEVFGVCKWPVCIAVSACLVAGLLVTCVFGLILTAFGYKKELQKYKQNAEGSVRRVEKDLLKKKLFAVDVTLDPDTVHPELTVSDDGKQVTRAERQQDLPDTPERFMYLCVLGQQSFSLGRFYYEVQVRGKTAWTLGVVRENINRKEWIPRSPQTGFWTVGLRNENEYKAYADTDVPLTLREKVEVVGVFVDYEEGLVSFYDVKSSSHIYSFTAQSFTEKLYPYFNPWYSENGNSAPLIISAVTE